Genomic window (Syngnathus scovelli strain Florida chromosome 14, RoL_Ssco_1.2, whole genome shotgun sequence):
TGACTTGAGGAGAGCCGTTACCCAGTGCAGGGGTCCGATGCACAGTTTGACCGCCAGCAGCGGGATGGTGGGGTCATCTGGCTTGAGACGGATGCACTCCTTCAGAACTTTAACGGCGCGAGCAGATTTGCCCGCAGCCATTAAAGACAGTGCAAGCTGGTACCATAAGTGGAACTCCTCAAAGGCAAACTTCATGGCTCGCTCCAAGCACTAGAGACAAGTGGATGAATAAGGAGACCTTTcctaatattatataatatgaTTTCTTTTTTCATGTTTGGACAGTGCGTGATTGTCAACTACGGGTATGTCTCTACAGGAAGACTGGCATGTTACTTGCCTCTGATAGCATCTCATACTGCCCCCTCCTGCCCAAAGCTATGGTCAGCAGGTCGTACACCACAGAGGCAGACTGGAGACTAATGATTCGATCATTATTGTGCTCCGGAATCCTGCTCAGGACGGCATCACGGTTGGCCTGGGATACGGACACAGCAGAGAAGAAACCATTTGACGGTGAGAAGGTATTACGTTGGAGCCCCCCCCCATTTGCGCACGACTTACCATGGACTCACTGATGAGGAGCAGCAATAATGCTTCTTCTGTGTTCTCCTGGGGGCAAAAAATACTgtgggagagaaagaaagaaagaaagaaagaaagaaagaaagaaagaaagaaagaaagaaagaaagaaagaaagaaacgatGGAATTTAAAACAAGGACAGAAACAAGATGAGACACTTGAAAACTGCACATTACGAATGGGCTAGTAAACACATGTCCTTTTGGCATCAAAATTAATTGAAGTGTTGATTTTGTttcgttaaaaagaaaaatgaatatCGGCTTAAAGCAGCAGTCATCAGCCTACTAATCTGAACAGTCAATCACAGCAACAGATCATTTTGAACATGTGCTGATGCTCAACTGACAGCAAAAACATTTGTGCTTACTTCTCTCCCGAGTACACTCGTGGGCGTCGGCTTAAGCTGTACTTTTTGCTCTGGATGTGACCTTGTCGCGTGGGATCGTCCAGCGGTGACACGGTGGGCGGGTCTTCCACTGGAGACCAGTAACTCTGCTCGCACATTCCTCGGAGCAAGATCTCGGCAAGCTGTCTGGCAATGGTCTAAACACACAAAGGCGCGCACATGTATTTCCAGAGCGCTTTCGGATACAACTGCATCTGTGACAAAGTACTAGAATTCAACGGAAGGCCTGAACAAAGTCTGCCACCTAACAAAAGGCAAAGTTGTAGCTCATTCCATACCATGCGCAGATTCTGCGTTGTCCTGGTCTCAATAGCTCGGAGAATTTCTCGAAATCGCCCGACACCTTGCGTCAGGTTTCTGAAAAGGTTTCATGAAAAGAAATGTGCTAGGGGAATTAATAAACAATTCTTGTATAATTAACAAGTCTTGCACCCATTTTCAAGATGACCCATTCAGCCACTATTAGTTTTGTGCGGAATTCAGCAGCTTTTTAGATGATTACAAACTGCAAATGAGAACAATACCTCACATATTAGTGAGTCAACATTTGCAAATTTGCCaatgttctttttctttttttttttttaaccaatcatAGCTACACTGCCAAGTCAAGTTTTGTGCTGAGGGCAACACCAAAAATGATTGCTTTGGTGCCAACGGGTGACATCTCTCTCATTGGCTGTGGAGAAGTAAGTGTAGAAGAGTTTCTGGACCTTGCAAGAGCAGAGGTGAGTAAGTCTTTGTCTTACCCGTTCTTAAAGTGGATGACATGGGCTCTCTGTAGGCCTGTCTCAAGAAAGTAACCTAGTTCCTGGTCCTGGGAAGTCGGACCAGGTTTCGGGCTGCGATTCTGAATTCCAGCGGACAGTGCCtgagaaaatgaaaagaatTGCGATGACTACTCCAACAGCACCACAAGGTTATGGGAGGTTGCAATGATGGAATTCTTCATTTTGTTCTGCAATAGTAAGATGGTTTAAAATGAGCTCATTAGCAGAATTGCTAGCAAAACGCTCACCTTCTCAGCCTCCTGCAGATACAGCAGCGCAATGTCTCCAGATTTTTCATAGCAGATGATGATTTCTTGCTCTCGCTCAGTTCTGTTCCGATTGGCGGAGGGAGAACCGGCATTCTTATTGGACAGCAGCGGAGAGGCAGCTGGCACTTTCTCCAGACACAAGcctgagcgagagcgagagagagcactGTCACAGCGTAACATACATACCAAATAAAAGAAGTGTCTTGTATTTGTGTACCTTTAGTGGCATAGGCTTCTGCGATCATACACAGCCTATACACGGGAGCTCCTGCCAGCTGCATGTCATCTATATTGACTCTATTATAGTGACCTGCAAAGAATCAACTCTATTACTTGGGGGATTTTAATCATACATAAAGCCTATTTCATCTGAAAGCTGGTGTGTTACCTAAAGCGTCTTTGTACTCTGCTTCAACATAACTAAGTTTGGCCATGAGCAGACTTGCTTCTTGGAGGTAATCAGCCTGGAAAGCAGACATATATTAAAAATGGCATTATGATGTCTCTACACAAATGAAGAAAAAGGAACGGCAAGCGACCAAGGTGTATATAGTGCGATGGCTGGCCATGGATGGTCACCTTGAGGTTTCCTCTGTCCAGAGCAGCAGTAAGGTGCTTCCTGACCTCCACCAGTTTTGGTCGCGGGCCTCTCGGACTCGCACCCTGCTTGATTGGATTTTCCTTCAGGTATGTCAGAAGCTTGCATTCCCCCAACAACAGCTCTCCGAGGTCATCTGCGCACATTGAAATAttcattgaaaaacaaaaagttccTCACcatgattggctggtgaccccACCTCTGATTGAAATGTGATACATTCATAAAAGATTCATCAATCTGGCAAATCTTCAACCTATTTATTTAAATCAATAATGACAACAAGAAATGATTCAGGCCTGCAACTAAATTGTGATTTGGTTGaaaaattggttaaaaaaacgttttaatTTCTTTTGTTGCTAACATGCCATTTGATTCAAGACAAATAATCAATCCAAGCATTCCAAATATTTGAACATACatgtattttaaataaataaaaaatctaaaCCATGAATAGATTATCATCATAATAATGGATTAAtttattaatcaattaattgtgGATAATCAGTGCACCTCTAGTATGATTAAGCCGTGGCAGTAGTTTAAGAATGTTGACATGTCAATTTGAGAGTAAAGATCAAAAAATAGGGAAGTTTCGATACGAAAATTGCTGTGGACGAGATGTGTATGACAGCACCATACTGTGCCTAGAACACATACCAAGCAGAATTATGACACATAATCCTATTGCTGATCCCAGTCTGTGACCAAGGACATTTATGCAGGCTTGGCTCCAGGATTGTTTTCCCCCCTGAGTGCAAAAGAGGGGCTTTACGTATGGGCTGGGGATGATCAAACGATGTAGAAATATTTGGGGGAATATTGAATAAAATGCTGGAGGGCTTAACTGGGGTACACGAACATCAGAAGAAGCAATGGCACCCCTTAGCCCTGGCGTAGTCAATGATATTTAAAATGTCAGAATAAGCTTTAAAAAGGTTTTGCCATTTTCGAGAAGGCCACAACTTTAAATAATACACGTTAAGGCTAATTTCACAGCTAGCATGGGTGACAATCAAATTTCATCTGTGTTTCTGCTTACGAAGCAGCAAGTGACAGCTAATATTACAGTGaaataaatcaaacaaacaTCTATGGTTAAAGGATTTTGCAGAATCCAGCACAACTAAATTGATATGGCAGGGGGCTGGGTACTAATGTGTGTTTGTAATCATTTTGGTTCCGTAGGCGTTATAGCGATAGGACTATCACCTGTTTTCTTGGTTAACATCGTTTTATCATCTGGCATAATGTAGACATAAGTACGTTAGTATGTTTTCCGCTGTCAGGAAGTCCgatgggaggaaggaaggaaggaaggaaggcaggcaggccgCGTGTACATTTGACGAAATAAATACACATCTTACCGTTTGATATCAACTTAGCTGAGAGTTGTCGAACTAACTCCGGTATCTTATCCCATTGCCCTTCTGAACGGCACCGCTCTATTTCGGTCTCCAGTCGTGAGCCAGACTTCTTGGCCGTCATTTTGGTGAGCGGCTTCGGCTTCGGCTTGGACCGTCCAAAACACCAAAGAATCGCGCTTGACGCGTAGCAGACAAGTTAGCGTACATGCAACTACGCTTCCGGTTATGAATTTCAAATGAAGTACTTTTGAATTTATTAAAAGAAATTCTGCTGACAAGATTGAACTTGTAGCTTGAAGCGGGTACTGTCATCACAACAGACTCTCTACGCCTGCTATGGCTACGTTATTGACAAATTGCAGAACATCTGAAAAATTTGATGTCATATTGAAAATCCAAACTTCCTCTACGTATACGGCGCCGCCCTTTTGAATGTGGCATATATTTGGGGGGGGATGAATATTCATGCGTGGAGAACGAGATGAATCGTTGTGCACTCAAAGTCGGATATCATGAGTTTGAGTCTGGGTAGCAACATTTGACTCGGTAGTCACTTTTGGAATTTCTATACAATGGCGCAGTCCTGCCACAACAAATATGGCGGATGTCCACGCCCCACATCCATCTTGTATCTATGTATATTTGATGTCTGTGCTTTCGGGAAATAGTAACACTATCGCAGTTGCTCAACGTAGCTCAGCGTGCTTAGTGCTATGGCAGACTTGTCATTGTATTTAACTAATATGAACGTTTCGTTGGGACGAAATATGGAAGGTAACAAGGTGCGTACACGGAAGTCTTCGTTGAAGTTGTGATTTCGTTTGCGACAACAGACTATCGTTAATGTTGGGATTCACTTCCTTAGCTTGTGTTAACATTGTGAAGACGGCCACATACATCATTGTTCGTTTTAATGACCATTTTACGTAGTAACCTCAGTTTTGTGTTGTGTTTCTTATTTCCGGCCAACCTGGGCTAATAAAAAgtcgattttttaatttttttttttaaacgtacgCGCTGCCATCTGCCATTATTTCATTTGAATTGGCATAAACACCAATTGCAATAGATGCCGTAAtataatgtaaataaaacaGATGTATGCACGTGTTTGTTAAGAGTGTAGAAGATGTGGAAGACTTCGAGAGAGTGGAGATGGGCAACACTGGCGAGAGGCAGGGGAGGGTTAAGCTTCCCCGGAGGACCATCCACTTTGCCAGTGGCGAAACAATGGAAGAGTACAGTACtgatgaagaggaagaggaacctGTAAAAAAAGAGGTGGTTACTGCGGATCCGGTAAGTGGACATTAATAAGTAACTTTTCATTCATGTAGTTTGTGAGACAACCACTGAGCTCAGTCATCGTTTCTACACATTTATACTCACAGCATACAGTAGACTCATTTCATGTCATTAACTTCACATTTTTTTGTATTCATAGTCATCTtgtgaaacaaagaaaacaatccACTTTGTTCTAAGATTTTTCCTCGCATGTGTTCTAGTCCAAACTGACCTGGGGACCATACTTCTGGTTCCACATGTGGCGAATGGCAACGTCAACTATTTCAGGTGACACCCGACATGTGCTGCACCATCGCATTTGATTTTGATACTACCGAGCTGTATACAGACAGACAAGATGAATCATTCAAGTGGAGAAAATATGTCAGAACAAAGAAGACTTAGCCCTGTCATAAAAGAAACAATGTGTCAGACTATTTAGTTATGCGCTTGTTGTCTCACAGAAATATTGGTTTGTAAGAATCACCGTCCTCTTTGCTCTTTAGTGTGTGACTACATGGGAGAGAGACTTGCCTCTCTTTTTGGCATCACTGCTCCGAAATACCAGTACGCCATTGATGAGTACTACCGTATTAAGAAAGAGGTAGGTGAAATAGACATGTCAGACTTTGCGCAAACAGCATCCAAACTATTtccaatattatatattatgttGTCACCCTGTagcaggaggaagaagaggaggaggaccgTCTGGCTGATGAGGCAGAGCGTCAATATGCAGAGCAGCAGAGGAGCGAGAGGAAGGATGCTGCTCCATCTAGCGTGGAGCAGCCTGAAGCATTAGGAGCTTCCTTTGTTAATGTTTCCTTTGACCACAAGCCTGAAGACCCTCTCAGCACTCCCGACAACAACAGAGCGCCTTGTCCTCTCCCTTCATGACAACACAAAACCTCTCACTTGCAACTCAGATGAATGCTAATCTACTTTATTGTAACaattaatataattatttttttatgcttgCATTTTGTTAAAACAGGGCTCCGTAAACAGTGTAGGGAAAAAAGACGGGTTAATGTTACTGCATTTGTAGCAGTGATTTGTCTAGAGCAtgtgttgtttgttgtttttttaaatacatttatcaACCAAACATGTTTTGACAAGGATAGCAGCAACACCGCGGGTTTATTTAACACTATCCGAGGCAGTAGCATAAATGCAGAGTTGCACTCCATTTCAGAACTCCTAgtgcctatatgctctctatgCATCTTGACTGTATGATGTCATCATAACTCCGCAGGATTTCACGTTTATCAACaggttttcatttcaaaataataaaGCTAATTCTTTAATTGTTCTGGCTGTTGTTACTTGTTTTGTGTCTGATTAAAAAGCACAGCAATTGTGATTAAGAAGATAAGTCATGTAGACTATTGGAGACATTCTCGCTTTGTGTGTTGCAACTGTCCCAGTGGCCTGAACACTTATCTTCTTGTTTAGGAGTCCTCATTACTGGCTGTGTTAGTGCTGTCAGTGTCATTGGCAACAGGCGCTTCTCTGTTCTCGTAAGTCCAGAAGCCATTGAGGTCAATCAGGATGCTGGTGACCGTGTCACCCTGGCAACTGTTCACCAAGTCCTGGAGTGTGATCTTATAGGGGTCTTTAGGCTTCACCATATCAAAGATCTCATCCTAGACACACAGTTTGGTTAGCAAAATGGATGGCTTGTGTATGTATGTGACTGTGAGAGTCTACCTTGACATCCTGGAAGGAGACAGGCACTTGACAGTGCACTTTCATCTGATCCTGGATGGCCTAGTCACAAAGCAATCAAGAAATGACGACTGACCATGTGGCATACACTGATGATGGTAGATAAGCATCCTTATTACAAAAGTTATTTGATTGCATCTGATCTTTACCCTGAAGAAATAGTTGAGGGAGAAGACATTGAGGTATCCTTGGTTGTCCATGTCTAAAAGCTTAAAAATATACTGCAGTGCTGCTGGCTCCTTCTTGTTTTCCAAGGCCAATACAAAGTCTAAATAAGTCTTGTAATCCTGGGAAAAGACAAAGTTCAAAAAAGCAATAGccccaaaaacatttgaaatacaTCACACAAAATTCACGTCAAAAGTTGAACTGTTGGGAATCCAAAAGGTAGTGGCAATGGCAACGCAAGATCATTTATTAACTGGCCTGTGTGCCCTATGAAAGTGGCGTGTACTGTAGTACTTCCTGAAAGAGGGACTTCATTGCGCGTTAACAGGAAAAAGTCCAACAAATGTACCATTTCTCCGTCGTAAGTGAGGCACTCCTGAAACACTCGTTCGAGGAAGACTGATGTGAGCGTGGCTGTGCCATAGCGTGACAACTCCTCCTTGCTCAACATGCCATTGTGGTCCTTATCTAGGTTGAGGTACTGCCCTGTCACAGAAAATACAGTCAAGAGTTGATATCGAGACACTTTTGGGAGGTAGTGAACATGCAGATGTGCTCACGCACCATAGACTCTGAGAGCTGAAGGTGCAGAGAACCAGTTGGACTCTTGACTCTCCTTCGACTCCTCATCTCTTAACTGGACAGACAGAAACAGGCAGAATTCATGAGAAAAAAAGAATTGGagtattttatgtttttaattccctcaatacaatagtattctgtttatattggcaaaacatttgaaaacaaaGTATGCTTAAGTAACAGTTAAACACGGGCGGGTTAGACAAAACCAGTATGCCTATGTACACTGTGCACTTTAGTGATACTAATTTATACAGATTTGCTGGGGGGCATATTTACCTCTAATAAATCATCCAAAAAACTGCAGGCCAGGATGTCCTGGATTTTAATCTttcctgaaaaagaaaaatactaaCCTTGACAATATGATGTAAATAGTTCATATGAACACAATAGGAATTTTTTGGGAAATGCGAGCTCTGAAAACTACAAGACACGTGATGCTATTGGTAAATGATTTAAACATTTTGATTGCCAAAATGGACATATGCTGGCCCATAGATATTGTCTCACCCGTACGAAGCGGgtcaaggaaaaagaaaaacttgcGGACAGCGGTGCAGACATAAAAAGAGTAAAAAGACTTCTCCAGTCCATCCAGCTGAGGTAGCGTTGGGATCAACTCCAATATATAGTTTTCCAGATCCTACAAAGAATAAAAATCAGTCTTTAAAGATTATTTCCATCCACGCAGAAAGTGAAAATACTTACAGACTCCCTGAGGTAGCCCTGTCCCGCCACATCGTAGAGACTCAGACCGATACGGGTCTGATGCAGCCACACTGAACACACAATCAATACAATCAGTACAAGCTAGGTCACTTTTTGTCACGCTGCATTAAAACAGCTCCagtaaaacatgtcattgttgtTGTACCTGGCAGCAAGATTCACAAATTTGGGCATTTTACCTTTCCTCATGACGTAATTGAAGAACTGCATGATGGAGATCCTGCCGTAGGGATCACTGTGCAGCAGCTTGGCATACAATCTGGCTGTGAAGAATTTGctgatgaaaaaagaaaaaaaggaaggtagaaaatggatgggtgggtgggtggatggatggatggatggagggagggagggagggagggagggagggagggagggagggagggagggatgaatCCTTGGTTGATTCATGAGTCCGCTGCTACTGTTTCCTTGTACTTACTTGCACTTGGGTCCAGCCAATTCGCCCACCTGCAGGTAGGCTTCATAACTTATCATGGCCTCTTCACTATTCACTGGAGGTACCTGGTGCTTCTCAAGCAGAAACCACAGATTCTACAGAGATGTAGGTGGATGGACAGAAGAATAACAATGGGTAAGAATTGTATATGTAGCAGTGTTAAGACAATACAATTTCCCATTACCGTTCCAAACGGTAAAGCATCAAGAGATTTTCAAAGGGAATATTTGTTGTCTTGCTTTCATGACAGGTGTGTACGTGCTACCTGGAGTTCCTCATGATCCAAGAGTTCGCTGCTCTTCCTCTGAAGGAAAACCGCTCTCGATTCTTCTCTCAGTTTCTGGAGCAGAACTTCATCCTCCGCGGGTAACTGTCAATCAAATCAAACTCTTCAAagtggtgcaccttcaatgtgcACTAATGTGAAAAACTCAAGCTTACTAGACATATAGTGGGACAATCTACAATACTTTATACGCGTGTAAGAATACTCtctgaaaatgtcaaaacaaaGACATTAGTTTTAGTGCTTTGTACAAAAACTGTGAGCAAGCGAGTCAATACCCTAAAGTAGAATCGAGGGATGTTCTTGTAGGATTTGTTTCTGTTACTTCCACCCTTCCATTCGGAATAATATTTGCCAAACAGCTCCATTTCTTCAGATTTCTTTTCCTCTTGTGTTCTTTCATCTAAACAGGGACAGATTTGAGGCAAATGAATGTATTGTTGACAGAATTGAAATGTCAATTACCCTGAGCTAGCATTATTACTTACCTCTGTTTGAGTTTGCTAGCCTCCTTTTTAAAATATCCGACCAACCAGTCCCATTTTCTTTAGCCATGTTTACTTCCGAATAACTGTAAATCTATATCCAGATTTTTTTCAACAACTCCGCTGTCGCAAACAATAGGATCTCGTATTCAAAAACATTTGTGATGACTAGCAACATCTGTAGAGTAGACGGATTGCTTTTAAAGGTACTTCCTGTTAAAGTTAAaacttttcaaaacaaacaaattttCCAAGAATTACCGAGGAAAGGTGAATGCAAgacgttttgttttgaaattattTGGACGCTGACAAAGTTCCGGTTAGTGCTTGGTCCTGTCGACTGTTGTTGACGTCACGTATGCGACGTTGGTCACTGCCGAAATAGAAAGTAAACATTTCTAGTTTAAGCTGAGATTTCACGTGTAAATTGTAATAAtctgtttttaaaaaattgcTCATCGTGTCTCCTCTCCAGTTTATTAATTTCTGCTAGTTTTATGCTGAGCTGTGCGTTGTTTGTTTACACTAGGAATTCGTGTCAATGTTGGAATTTGACGGGCATTCTCTAGTTCCAACCATCACACCGAAGCCAATTTGGCCATGGGGTCCAGTATGATGTTAAGCCTTAAACCGTGCCTTAGGTCTGCATTAGCCATTTTTAATCAAGGATCTTTAGCGTTCCTTCTGTTGCCTTACACAGCACACATTCAGTGGACCAGGGACTGGAGCTCCAGCCATGAATTGAGCAGAAGCAACAGTAGACAGGACACattgaaaaataacacaatcaaACAAAGGACATATGAGGTGTGGGACAGCGTGGCTGATGGAGGAGGCAAGAACCGTCGGCAAAATCCTTCCATCCCAAAATCCGTGTTCGCTGCGGGGACGGCGAAGAGGACAGCAGAGATGCTGAAGAGGAAGGCGGGTGTTCTCCCTGAGGAGAATCATCATAAGGAGCCTGCGAGGAGGACATCTGAAAGGAAAGGTAGGACAAAATTCACCTTTCAACAATGCATTAACTTCACTATCCTGTTGCCTGCAGACAGCCGAAAGGAAAGGTGGAACAAAATTCAGCTTTCAAGAATCCATTTAGCGTCACTATTCTGTTGCTGTCAGATATTTGGTGTAATAAAACAAGTAAGTAATTGCATACGTTTTACAGGGAAGCTGCAACCTCCTGACCAGCCGCTATCTGTTGAGGAGTGGAAGGAACTGAAAGAGTCTCTGGGAAGTCCAGAACGATTTGACATTGGCATGTTGTGTACACTGATGAACTCTGGGGCAGAGTTGGACATCGCCAAGTAAGACAACTTGCCATGTGGAATAGAAACTGCTGTCATTTTTCATGACCTGCTGCCATGAAGCACTTAGGTTTAGTGAGTCGTTGGAAAAATTCTTGTCTCTTCTACTTTGGCGCAGGTCTCTGCTTTCATTTGTTGCCACAGAAACAGGAACACTTTCCTACCAAATCCTATTGCAGTATCTGACACTTTGTGTAAAGGCCGGCCATGACCAAGAAGTATTTGATGTCTACGATATTATGCGACAGAGCTTCCCCTCTTTGGATACCGGAGCTCATAGCCTCTTTATTAAGTCTTtcagccgcacacaaaggtggcgGGAAGCTCTCGGCATCCTGCAAGACCTCAAAAAGGTAAACAATCTTTTTTCACTAGCATCTTGTCGCAAATTGATAGTGGCTGTAGCGTCATCTGATTCTCTGCAGGTTGTTAAGCCATCACCTCGCAACTACGGGAACATCATAGCTGCAGCCATGCAAAATGGTGATCCGAGCACTGCCTGGGCGCTTTAtgatgaattattggcaaagggTCTGAACCCACAGCACGAGACTTGGGCCTGTCTGTTTGAGAGAACGGGCGGAGGGGAAGGAGAGAGCGCGTTGCCGAGCGAGCAGCAAGAGAGGCTGCTGGGAATTCTGCTGTACATGAGGAACAACCAAATTTACCCGCAGTTGAGTCTGGCTCGCAGCATCAAGACCCGCTTTGAAAGGTAGAAGAATCTGGTCACTCAATCAAGTTGAGCCTACTGTTAAAAAATCATCACAGGAAATTCGGTCACATTCTGTTTTCAGTTTTCCACAAGAGAAGTGGAGAGGAACTTGGAGCAGTGCCTCGCCAAAGTAACTAGTACTCCCCACACTTTTGACTCAAACGTCTTCAAACCGACATTTCAAAAACCcaaaaatctttcataacgcCTTCATGTATGTTGTGGGTTGTAGGGGTGTGTGCAAGAGTTGTGGAACACACTTGGAATCCATTCAGCTGACTTCCGAGGAGTACCAACAGCTGAAACAGAAAGTCATGAGTGACATCATCGAGGGGCGggatgttttcaacaagaccacACCAGAGGCCAGTTCAATTCATTGTCATTTTTCAACACTACCATAgcatatttcttcttttttttgttttttttacttgcattGTGATCTTTTTAGAATAATAGATTTGGTGTCATTCCATTTTCTTGCTAGTGTTGATGCTCCTTTTCTCTGCTAGATGGCGTCTTTAGCCTGTATGCAGCTGCAATTGCTTCAGATTAGTTCATTACAAGGCTTATTTTTGGTTTGTTGGGTTTTGGCTTGCTCCTGTCTCACTTCTCCAGGTCGCTGTGTCATTTATAAATACAAGGAGCTTGTCCTGATAAAGAATGGCTGGCTGATTGTAGAGTCATGCTGAATAATAAGATTATTTGCGGCTCTGCAAATATTGCGCATAATGAGTCAAAAACCTTTTGAAATTGACACCCGATATTTTTTTCCTGCAACTCTTTGCAGTCCCCAAAAATGCGTCTATGGAGttgaagaaaaaggaaaaaaatgcttacGGCTTTACGCAAATGCTTTTTGCATTGATTCTGAGAATATTATGCAGCAACGCAATTAAATACGCCTTCAGTCAATTCTCGGATGCCTGTTTCAAGAGAAGAATCATCACGGGATGACCACAGTCACAATTATACCGCATGCACCATATTTATTAAATCATGGCTCACCACTTTTCTGTCATTTTCAGTCCAAAGCGAGTGGCAAAATGCtcgccccctgagatggataaaaacaattgcagcttaactcattcacaaacacaatatgaatcacAATGCTGTGTTTAAACTTAACAAGTACATTTCCCCTTGAATAAAATCATTGCTTGGATGGGAGCACTATCCAAAAAATGCAGCATGTTTCACGAAATCACAGCATAAGATGATGTACGTGAGTGCCAATGTATGCTGGAAGCTGTCACCCACTGCAGCACAATGagcccgctgccgccgccgccgccaccgcttgG
Coding sequences:
- the ttc7b gene encoding tetratricopeptide repeat protein 7B isoform X2 yields the protein MTAKKSGSRLETEIERCRSEGQWDKIPELVRQLSAKLISNDDLGELLLGECKLLTYLKENPIKQGASPRGPRPKLVEVRKHLTAALDRGNLKADYLQEASLLMAKLSYVEAEYKDALGHYNRVNIDDMQLAGAPVYRLCMIAEAYATKGLCLEKVPAASPLLSNKNAGSPSANRNRTEREQEIIICYEKSGDIALLYLQEAEKALSAGIQNRSPKPGPTSQDQELGYFLETGLQRAHVIHFKNGNLTQGVGRFREILRAIETRTTQNLRMTIARQLAEILLRGMCEQSYWSPVEDPPTVSPLDDPTRQGHIQSKKYSLSRRPRVYSGENIFCPQENTEEALLLLLISESMANRDAVLSRIPEHNNDRIISLQSASVVYDLLTIALGRRGQYEMLSECLERAMKFAFEEFHLWYQLALSLMAAGKSARAVKVLKECIRLKPDDPTIPLLAVKLCIGPLHWLDEGECFAKMVIDMGEKAAEFRAKGYLAAGLVYSLKATDASLRSTQEEYQRKALAAFQRAQSLAPTDHLAAFYLALQLAVSRQIPEALGYVRQALQLQGDDVHSLHLLALLLSAQKHYQDGLNIIEMALSEYPENFNLLYTKVKLESMCRGSEDALLTCKHMLQIWKSFYNLTNPSDSGRGSSLLDRAVADRRQLNAMTLPDFSDPDTGGPQDANVLGFSSMFSVCSVHATSIAASRVEQALSEVASSLQSSAPKHGPLHPWLTLAQIWLHAAEVYIGMSKPAEASACTQEAANLFPTSHNVLFMRGQIAELRGNIDEAKRWYEEALSINPTHVKTMQRLGLILHQLQRYSLSEKVLRDAVQVNSTAHDVWNSLGEVLQAQGNAAAATECFLTALELEASSPILPFTIIPRAL
- the ttc7b gene encoding tetratricopeptide repeat protein 7B isoform X3, whose amino-acid sequence is MTAKKSGSRLETEIERCRSEGQWDKIPELVRQLSAKLISNDDLGELLLGECKLLTYLKENPIKQGASPRGPRPKLVEVRKHLTAALDRGNLKADYLQEASLLMAKLSYVEAEYKDALGHYNRVNIDDMQLAGAPVYRLCMIAEAYATKGLCLEKVPAASPLLSNKNAGSPSANRNRTEREQEIIICYEKSGDIALLYLQEAEKALSAGIQNRSPKPGPTSQDQELGYFLETGLQRAHVIHFKNGNLTQGVGRFREILRAIETRTTQNLRMTIARQLAEILLRGMCEQSYWSPVEDPPTVSPLDDPTRQGHIQSKKYSLSRRPRVYSGENIFCPQENTEEALLLLLISESMANRDAVLSRIPEHNNDRIISLQSASVVYDLLTIALGRRGQYEMLSECLERAMKFAFEEFHLWYQLALSLMAAGKSARAVKVLKECIRLKPDDPTIPLLAVKLCIGPLHWLDEGECFAKMVIDMGEKAAEFRAKGYLAAGLVYSLKATDASLRSTQEEYQRKALAAFQRAQSLAPTDHLAAFYLALQLAVSRQIPEALGYVRQALQLQGDDVHSLHLLALLLSAQKHYQDGLNIIEMALSEYPENFNLLYTKVKLESMCRGSEDALLTCKHMLQIWKSFYNLTNPSDSGRGSSLLDRAVADRRQLNAMTLPDFSDPDTGSVHATSIAASRVEQALSEVASSLQSSAPKHGPLHPWLTLAQIWLHAAEVYIGMSKPAEASACTQEAANLFPTSHNVLFMRGQIAELRGNIDEAKRWYEEALSINPTHVKTMQRLGLILHQLQRYSLSEKVLRDAVQVNSTAHDVWNSLGEVLQAQGNAAAATECFLTALELEASSPILPFTIIPRAL
- the fam177a1 gene encoding protein FAM177A1 produces the protein MADLSLYLTNMNVSLGRNMEGNKSVEDVEDFERVEMGNTGERQGRVKLPRRTIHFASGETMEEYSTDEEEEEPVKKEVVTADPSKLTWGPYFWFHMWRMATSTISVCDYMGERLASLFGITAPKYQYAIDEYYRIKKEQEEEEEEDRLADEAERQYAEQQRSERKDAAPSSVEQPEALGASFVNVSFDHKPEDPLSTPDNNRAPCPLPS